One region of Carassius gibelio isolate Cgi1373 ecotype wild population from Czech Republic chromosome A1, carGib1.2-hapl.c, whole genome shotgun sequence genomic DNA includes:
- the LOC127950418 gene encoding acidic leucine-rich nuclear phosphoprotein 32 family member B isoform X1, translated as MDMKKRIHLELRNRTPSDVRELVLDNCRSNEGKIEGLTAEFVNLEFLSLINVGLLSVSNLPKLGKLKKLELSDNRISGNLDVLAEKLPSLTHLNLSGNKLKDISTLEPLKKLDHLKSLDLFNCEVTNLNDYRESVFRLLPQLTYLDGYDTDDREASDSDGDADGVEDDEDEDGEEDGEEEEEEDDDEDEVECEDDVEDSAEDEDEDDDDDDDDDDDDEEEEQGEKSEKRKREPDDEDDDEDD; from the exons GTCCGAGAACTGGTGCTTGATAACTGCAGATCAAATGAAGGGAAGATCGAAGGCCTCACAGCAGAGTTTGTTAATCTTGAGTTTCTAAGTTTGATAAACGTGGGTCTCCTCTCGGTCTCGAATCTCCCCAAGCTCGGAAAACTGAAGAAG TTGGAGCTCAGTGACAACAGGATCTCTGGAAATCTTGATGTTTTAGCTGAGAAACTCCCGAGTCTCACACATCTAAACCTGAGCGGCAACAAACTGAAAGACATCAGCACGCTGGAGCCCTTG AAGAAACTCGACCATTTGAAGAGCCTCGACCTTTTCAACTGTGAAGTCACAAACTTGAACGATTACCGGGAAAGTGTCTTCCGGCTCCTGCCGCAGCTCACGTATCTGGACGGCTACGACACGGACGACCGCGAGGCCTCGGACTCCGACGGAGATGCAGACGGAGTCGAGGATGACGAGGATGAAG ATGGAGAAGAggatggagaggaggaggaggaggaagatgatgatgaagatgaggttGAATGCGAGGATGATGTGGAAGACAGTGCAGAGGATGAG gatgaagatgatgatgatgatgacgatgatgatgatgatgatgaag AAGAAGAGCAGGGAGAAAAGAGTGAGAAGAGGAAACGAGAGCCGGATGATGAAGATGACGATGAGGATGATTAA
- the LOC127950418 gene encoding acidic leucine-rich nuclear phosphoprotein 32 family member B isoform X2 has protein sequence MDMKKRIHLELRNRTPSDVRELVLDNCRSNEGKIEGLTAEFVNLEFLSLINVGLLSVSNLPKLGKLKKLELSDNRISGNLDVLAEKLPSLTHLNLSGNKLKDISTLEPLKKLDHLKSLDLFNCEVTNLNDYRESVFRLLPQLTYLDGYDTDDREASDSDGDADGVEDDEDEDGEEDGEEEEEEDDDEDEVECEDDVEDSAEDEDEDDDDDDDDDDDDEEEQGEKSEKRKREPDDEDDDEDD, from the exons GTCCGAGAACTGGTGCTTGATAACTGCAGATCAAATGAAGGGAAGATCGAAGGCCTCACAGCAGAGTTTGTTAATCTTGAGTTTCTAAGTTTGATAAACGTGGGTCTCCTCTCGGTCTCGAATCTCCCCAAGCTCGGAAAACTGAAGAAG TTGGAGCTCAGTGACAACAGGATCTCTGGAAATCTTGATGTTTTAGCTGAGAAACTCCCGAGTCTCACACATCTAAACCTGAGCGGCAACAAACTGAAAGACATCAGCACGCTGGAGCCCTTG AAGAAACTCGACCATTTGAAGAGCCTCGACCTTTTCAACTGTGAAGTCACAAACTTGAACGATTACCGGGAAAGTGTCTTCCGGCTCCTGCCGCAGCTCACGTATCTGGACGGCTACGACACGGACGACCGCGAGGCCTCGGACTCCGACGGAGATGCAGACGGAGTCGAGGATGACGAGGATGAAG ATGGAGAAGAggatggagaggaggaggaggaggaagatgatgatgaagatgaggttGAATGCGAGGATGATGTGGAAGACAGTGCAGAGGATGAG gatgaagatgatgatgatgatgacgatgatgatgatgatgatgaag AAGAGCAGGGAGAAAAGAGTGAGAAGAGGAAACGAGAGCCGGATGATGAAGATGACGATGAGGATGATTAA